CCAGCGAGGTCGAGCAGGGCGTGCTCGACGGGCGCCTGCATGTCGGCGTGGTGCCGGTGGTCGGCGGTTTGTCCGGCCTGGATTACCAGCCGCTGTACGACGAACGCTCGCGGCTCTACTGCGCGGTCGGCCACCCGCTGTTCTACGTCGATGATCGTGAGCTGGCGGACGAGCGCCTCAACGCCCAGGACGCCATTGCACCGACCTTCCGCCTGCCGCCGGAGATCCAGAACCACTACGGGGTGCTCAACTGCACTGCCAGCGCGTCGGACCGCGAAGGCATGGCGTTTCTGATTCTCACTGGCCGTTATATCGGTTACCTGCCGGACCACTATGCCGAAGCCTGGATCAAGGAAGGCCGCCTGCGCGCGCTGAAGGCCGGCACGCGCTTCTACGACATCAGCCTGGCCTCGGTGACCCGCAAGGGCCGCCGGCCGCATCTGGTGCTTGAGAGTTTCCTGCAGGAATTGGCGGCCAGCGCCTGAGCCGCCGCATAGGGAGAGTTATGGCCCCGGGGGCGCGGCCCTCGACCCAGGCTACGGCGCGTTCAGGGTCAGGCCTTGAGCGGGTCGTGGCCCCAGTTCATCAGCGACTGGCGCCAGCGGCTGTCTTCCACGTCACCGGCCGGGCGCTGTTTGAGATGGCGGTGCACGTAGCCGATCACCTTGCGCATCGCCTGGTAGTCGTCCGCCTCCAATTGGGCCACGCGTTTACCTTTGATCTCTAGAATGCGCTCGCCCATCTGGTGGCCGACCGACTGGCCGTCGCCCGCGGACTCCACCTTGCGGCCGCCCTTGGTCATGCCCACGCGCTTGCTGTCGGCAGCATGCAACCAGCGGCGCAGGCGTGATGGCGGCATATTCACCGCGTCCTTGAAATCGCTGCGAATGGCTTTTTTCTGGGCTTCGCTCAACTCGCTCATTTGCCACCCTTCTGTTCCAGCGCGGTAACCAGCTCGTCCTTCTTCATCCGCGAGCGACCCCGGATGTGTTTGCTCGCCGCGCGCTTCATCAGCTCGGCCTTGTTCAGCCCGCCCAGCGCTGGTGTGCGGTGCTCGGCGGCCTTCTCGGCGACATCTTTCGGCTGTTTGGAGTGCTGGCGCCCGGCGCGGCTGTCCACGCGTTTCTTGCGGGTGCTGCGCGCGTAGTCCTTGTCGCTCAGTTCATCGCGGGCGTTCTTGGGCAGGTAGCGTTCGCCGGTTTCGCCGGAGGGCTTGCCGGATTTGGTGTCCCAGTCCTGCTCGGTCCACTGCTGCAAGTGGTTGTCGGCCTCCTTGCCGCCTTGGTAACCGCCGCCCTCCTGCTGGTAGAGCTGCACGGCGAGCTGCGCCTTGCGCGCCGACCACTGGCCGGGCTTGCCACCCTTGTCGCCTTTGGTGACGCGCTGCTTAACCCTGTCCCACAACGCTGGATCGGTCTTCTTCGCGGTGCTGCTCATCGGGGCGTCCTCGCCGGTGGCTGTCCTGATAGATGACCCTGCCAACCCGACTGCCGTCACCCATGGCGGACAGACGGAACGCCAGCGACTATGCGGCGCTCTCAAGACACACCAGGTAACAAGTAACGCCAGGCGGGTGGCCGGTCCACCGGGCTCGGCGACTAGTCTCTTCTGCTTAGCCCTTCGCAACGGAGCACGCCATGCCCAGCCGTCGCCATTTCCTGCAGGGCAGCGCTGCCCTGATGACCCTTGCGGCCAGCAGCCAGCTGCTGCCCGGCTTCGCCTTCGCCGCCAACCCGGCCGCCGTGCTGCAGCGCAAGATTCCGTCCAGCGACGAGAGCCTGCCGGTGATCGGCCTCGGCACCTCCCAGACCTTCAACGTGGGCCTCGACGAATCC
Above is a genomic segment from Pseudomonas argentinensis containing:
- a CDS encoding LysR family transcriptional regulator, with product MSARRPEPLAQVSDFDIRLLKLFRSVVECGGFSAAESVLGIGRSAISQQMSDLEQRLGLRLCQRGRAGFALTEEGREVYQSTQQLLAALESFRTEVNGLHQHLRGELNIGLTDNLVTVPHMRITGALARLKERGPDVRVNIRMTPPSEVEQGVLDGRLHVGVVPVVGGLSGLDYQPLYDERSRLYCAVGHPLFYVDDRELADERLNAQDAIAPTFRLPPEIQNHYGVLNCTASASDREGMAFLILTGRYIGYLPDHYAEAWIKEGRLRALKAGTRFYDISLASVTRKGRRPHLVLESFLQELAASA
- a CDS encoding DUF3140 domain-containing protein, which encodes MSELSEAQKKAIRSDFKDAVNMPPSRLRRWLHAADSKRVGMTKGGRKVESAGDGQSVGHQMGERILEIKGKRVAQLEADDYQAMRKVIGYVHRHLKQRPAGDVEDSRWRQSLMNWGHDPLKA